In Leptospira montravelensis, the DNA window CATTCAATGCAAGACATACCGTCAAGTAAGTTTGGCCAAGGGAAATCTTCTACACGGTTTGATCCCCAAACTGCATTTTCATCATCTAAATTGAGTTTAGAAAGTTGGCCTTTAGGAGTGTCAGTTGCAAGGAAGTAGTTAAAAGGTGCAAAAATTAAGTGAGCATGTTTAGATGTAGGAACATACAACATAAACGAGAATACAGTGATGATATGGCCCCACCACATGATTTGGAAAACGATATCGGCAGAAGAGTTTGCAACACCGATAGATTCCCAAACGGAACCGATGGCTCCATCAATAAGACCTGCATGAGTGAAGTAAGTAGCCGCAACGGTTTTAGCACCATTCCCAAGTAAGGTGGTAACCATAAGTGTGGCAATCATGCTGATCACGATCGCAGAGGCTGGAGAGTGAACATCAAGACCTTTGGCCTTTTTGATCCAACGTCTCCAAGCAAAGAATCCAAGACCGGTTAAAACCAGGATAGAAACATAGTTTACTGCTTGTTCATAAATATGGTTTGCCGCTTCTCCGAAAAGAAAATCTGGAAGAGCAAATTTGTAAGGATCGTCCATTACATAGCCAAATACACCAGCAACCATTTGGCTTGTGGTATGGATGGTATACACAAGAAATCCGTAGAATACAAATGCGTGCATGATACCGCGCACTGGTTCTCGGAAATTTTTCTTTTGTAGGACAACGTTTATTAAAAAACTTTTTAAACGAAATCCAATATTTAGGTTCTTTTTCGCATCTTCATTGAAGAAAGCAGGACGACCATTGAAGATGAGTCCGAGCCTGTAAAGGATGGCGCGTACAAAGACAATGTTTGCCACGACGAAAAATGCTGTGAATAATAGGTGAAAGAGTATTCTTCCGATATCCATTTATGTTTATGCCCTTAAGGTGTTTGGTATTTCCTAGGATTTGTATAGAAAAATGAATGTCCAGGAAAATTCGGTTTTTACAGGGATCTGTCAGCAGATTTCCTGTCCAAGTAGGTAGAGATCATGAATTTAGCCTCTTTTTCCCTAAGCCCAAATGACCCTGCAGATGCCGTTCTTTTGAATGCCGTAGAAGGTAAACGTATCTCTCCTGCAGAGGCCCTCATCCTCTACAAAACAGGTGATTTCCTTAAAATCCAAATGGTGGCCAGGTTTCTCCGCGAAAAGGTCAGACCGCACACCCAAGCTAGTTATACCATGTTTCGAGTGGTGAATTACACCAATTATTGTAATGTCGAATGCAGTTTTTGTTCCTTTATGGATGAAATTGGAAATGGAAAAGGGTACGTCCTCTCCAAAGAAGAGATCTTGCAAAAAATGGATTACGCTGTGGAAGAAGGAGCCGACCAAATGTTCCTTCAAGGTGGTGTGTATCCGAATCTCCCCTTTGATTATTATTTAGATGTAATTCGCACTGTAAAAACAAAATACCCCAACATGCATATCCGAGCCTTTTCTCCTGTGGAAGTGATCAATTTAGAAACCATTACAGGAAAACCTCTCCGTGAAGTATTATTAATCTTAAAAGAAGCAGGTCTTGATTCGGTTCCGGGTGCCGGTGCAGAAATTTTGACAGAAAGAATGCGTCAAATTATCTCACCTAAAAAGGCTACCGTATCCGAATGGGTTAGGGCGATGGAAACCTGCCACGAAGTGGGACTTCTTGGATCTGCCAATGTTGTTTTTGGCTCAGAAGAAACAGAAGAAGAAGTGATTGAACACTTACGAGTGGTTCGTGACCTGCAAGATCGTACAGGTGGATTTTTATCCTTTATTCCTTGGACCTTCCAACCACAAACCAAACGGTTTAAAGTAAGGCCAGTTCCTACACATGAGTATTTGAAGGTTCTTGGAATCTGTCGTATCTTTTTAGATAATATCAAACATATTGAAACATCAGTTATGGTGCTTGGAAAAGGAGTCGGGCAACTGGCACTTTATTCCGGGGCTGATGATATCTCCTCGGTTGTCATTGAAGAAAATGTACTTCGTTCTTTTGGATTAAAAACAGAAAAGGAAGCCAGAAAGTTTTTGAAAGAAGGGGGATTTCAACCCATCCGAAGGAACTTACTTTATGAAGAAAATTACGATGGCAATCGAGTCGGTGCGGAATAAAAAAAAAGACGGGCTTTCACCCATCTTTGGAAGTTTTACACCTTATCCGTTTTGGACATAAACTGAGAATCAGTCTCAATTTCAACAATAAGGACCTTATCCAAACTTGTCGATCTTTTTTTTAAGATTCGATGAGGGTGATTCGATTTCTTCCTTCATTTTTTGAGGTATAGAGCGCTGTATCAATTTTATGGTAAAGTTCGTCAAAACTCGGATCATCTTCCGGTCGGAAAAGCGTGGCCCCAATCGAAACAGTTAAGGTAAGCGATTCCCCCGGTTGGTTGTGGATGGGAATTTGCAAACGTTCCAATTTTTCTCGAATCGACTCGGCAAGCACCTGTAATCCCTCTTTATCGATAGGAGAGACTAATAAACAAAACTCATCCCCCCCAATTCGAGCAGCAATGTCTGTAATTCTTGTTCTGGATTTTACCGTTTTGGCAAAGGCTTGGATGGCAAGGTCACCTTGTTTGTGACCATACTTGTCATTGATTGCTTTGAGTCGGTCCAAATCTAAAATCACAAGTCCAATAATAAAACCTTCTCGGTTGGATCTTTTTTTATAGAGATCAAACTGCTCGAGCAGATGACGTCTGTTAAATAGTTCTGTCATCGAATCCACTCGCGAGAGGTCTTCGATTTTTTGGTTGATCCGAAGTAATTTTCCTACAGTGATACGTAACCTTGCCTTTACTCTATATTCTTCAAATCTCCAGTAGTTGATAAGGAGGTTAGCCACAAATCCAAAGGCAAGTAAAAAGGATACAATGAGTACGTCTTGGTAAAAAACAAAACGATCAAAACCTTGGATACGCGAAAAGTTTAAATGTAAGGGAATGAATACTGCAATATAAAGAGTGGATAGAAGTAATATCCGAAACGGCTCGATCCAAAGAAGAATCGATGCACTGGCGATCACAATCGCAGAACCAAACAGGTAATATGCGTGGTTTGGTTTATCATACACCATCATCGGTATATAAAGTAAAATTAATCCAATGAGAACAAGGCTTGTGATTCCATAGATATGTTTTTGGTATAATTTGACTCTTTTTCTACCAAAGAGATACACAAAGAAACAAATGGCAAGGGATGAGATTCGAAAAAAAGCAATCCAGAAACTAGCTTCCTTGGTTCGGACAAGGGAATCGACAAACAGAAGAGAGATGATGGAAGTAAAGGCCGTCATCACACTAAAAATCTGTAAAGAAGAGCCTATATCGGAAATATTGGTGGCGGTGAAACTAGGATGGTAGGTTCGTAAAAACATTTTACGAAAAACAAAGAAATATCTTTTAAATGTATGCCTACGCATATGGAGCCAGAGCTAAAGTTACAGAAAATCTAAGATCTGTAAACCATTTCATGGATCAAAAAATGATTACCTTTCTTTGGGTTTTGGCTAGAACTTCT includes these proteins:
- a CDS encoding GGDEF domain-containing protein; protein product: MFLRTYHPSFTATNISDIGSSLQIFSVMTAFTSIISLLFVDSLVRTKEASFWIAFFRISSLAICFFVYLFGRKRVKLYQKHIYGITSLVLIGLILLYIPMMVYDKPNHAYYLFGSAIVIASASILLWIEPFRILLLSTLYIAVFIPLHLNFSRIQGFDRFVFYQDVLIVSFLLAFGFVANLLINYWRFEEYRVKARLRITVGKLLRINQKIEDLSRVDSMTELFNRRHLLEQFDLYKKRSNREGFIIGLVILDLDRLKAINDKYGHKQGDLAIQAFAKTVKSRTRITDIAARIGGDEFCLLVSPIDKEGLQVLAESIREKLERLQIPIHNQPGESLTLTVSIGATLFRPEDDPSFDELYHKIDTALYTSKNEGRNRITLIES
- the mqnC gene encoding cyclic dehypoxanthinyl futalosine synthase; its protein translation is MNLASFSLSPNDPADAVLLNAVEGKRISPAEALILYKTGDFLKIQMVARFLREKVRPHTQASYTMFRVVNYTNYCNVECSFCSFMDEIGNGKGYVLSKEEILQKMDYAVEEGADQMFLQGGVYPNLPFDYYLDVIRTVKTKYPNMHIRAFSPVEVINLETITGKPLREVLLILKEAGLDSVPGAGAEILTERMRQIISPKKATVSEWVRAMETCHEVGLLGSANVVFGSEETEEEVIEHLRVVRDLQDRTGGFLSFIPWTFQPQTKRFKVRPVPTHEYLKVLGICRIFLDNIKHIETSVMVLGKGVGQLALYSGADDISSVVIEENVLRSFGLKTEKEARKFLKEGGFQPIRRNLLYEENYDGNRVGAE